From Agromyces sp. SYSU T00194, a single genomic window includes:
- a CDS encoding aminotransferase class V-fold PLP-dependent enzyme yields MTSAPLTEAELDGIRAQFPILRTEMHGHPLAYLDSAATAQKPLRVLDAERAFSAEANAAVHRGAHTLAAEATERYEEARATVARHLGAPEHEVVFTGNATEGLNLLATAIGHASTGRGAGADFPRHALVPGDEIVATELEHHANLIPWQELAARTGARLRIVPVDDDGVIDADAAADVITDRTRILAVAHVSNVTGRVSPLEALVPLARAVGALVVLDACQSAPHLELRPAELGVDAAVFSAHKVYGPTGIGVVWGRRELLDALPPHLYGGSAITTVTLEKAEFLPAPQRFEPGTPRMAQAIGLAEALHFVDEVGLERIAATEHALAARLHDGLADMPGIRVLGGTGAEGRVAVASIDVTGVHAHDAGQVLDDLGIAVRVGHHCAQPLHRRLGLSASLRISAGVYTTPAEIDRALDAVSGIRGFFGVESAA; encoded by the coding sequence GTGACTTCCGCGCCGCTGACCGAGGCCGAGCTCGACGGTATCCGGGCGCAGTTCCCCATCCTGCGCACCGAGATGCACGGGCATCCGCTCGCCTACCTCGACTCCGCCGCGACGGCCCAGAAGCCGCTGCGAGTGCTCGACGCGGAGCGCGCCTTCTCCGCCGAGGCGAACGCGGCCGTGCACCGCGGCGCGCACACGCTCGCGGCGGAGGCGACCGAGCGCTACGAGGAGGCCCGCGCGACGGTCGCGCGTCACCTCGGCGCGCCCGAGCACGAGGTGGTCTTCACCGGCAATGCGACCGAGGGGCTCAACCTGCTCGCGACCGCGATCGGCCATGCGAGCACGGGTCGCGGCGCGGGCGCCGACTTCCCGCGCCACGCGCTCGTGCCGGGCGACGAGATCGTCGCGACCGAGCTGGAGCACCACGCGAACCTCATCCCGTGGCAGGAGCTCGCGGCACGCACCGGCGCCCGGCTGCGCATCGTGCCGGTGGACGACGACGGGGTCATCGACGCGGATGCCGCGGCCGACGTGATCACCGACCGCACGCGCATCCTCGCGGTCGCGCACGTCTCGAACGTGACGGGCCGCGTCTCGCCGCTCGAGGCGCTCGTGCCCCTCGCCCGGGCCGTCGGCGCGCTCGTCGTGCTCGACGCCTGCCAGTCGGCGCCGCACCTGGAGCTGCGCCCGGCGGAGCTCGGCGTCGACGCGGCCGTGTTCAGCGCCCACAAGGTCTACGGGCCCACGGGCATCGGCGTCGTCTGGGGGCGCCGGGAGCTGCTCGACGCGCTTCCGCCGCACCTGTACGGCGGGTCGGCGATCACGACGGTGACGCTCGAGAAGGCCGAGTTCCTGCCGGCACCGCAGCGCTTCGAGCCGGGCACCCCGCGCATGGCGCAGGCGATCGGGCTCGCCGAGGCGCTCCACTTCGTCGACGAGGTCGGGCTGGAGCGCATCGCGGCGACCGAGCACGCGCTCGCGGCCCGCCTGCACGACGGGCTCGCCGACATGCCGGGCATCCGCGTGCTCGGCGGCACGGGTGCCGAGGGACGCGTCGCGGTGGCGAGCATCGACGTCACGGGGGTCCACGCGCACGACGCCGGCCAGGTGCTCGACGACCTCGGCATCGCCGTGCGGGTCGGCCACCACTGCGCGCAGCCGCTGCACCGCCGCCTCGGCCTGAGCGCGAGCCTGCGCATCAGCGCCGGCGTCTACACGACACCGGCCGAGATCGACCGGGCGCTCGACGCGGTCTCCGGCATCCGGGGCTTCTTCGGCGTGGAGAGTGCGGCATGA
- the sufU gene encoding Fe-S cluster assembly sulfur transfer protein SufU — protein MSGLEQLYQQIILDHSKRPHGRGLEDGEETSHQLNTTCGDEVTLALRRDAGGDRIVGVGWEGQGCSISQASASMLAGLVEEELADRGGLGDAELTGLIDEFRSVLRSRGTLELDEERFGDAAALSGASRYVARVKCAMLPWVAAEDLLQRRAARA, from the coding sequence ATGAGCGGGCTCGAGCAGCTGTACCAGCAGATCATCCTCGACCACTCGAAGCGTCCCCACGGTCGCGGGCTCGAGGACGGCGAGGAGACCAGCCACCAGCTCAACACGACCTGCGGCGACGAGGTGACCCTCGCCCTGCGTCGCGACGCGGGCGGCGACCGCATCGTCGGCGTCGGCTGGGAGGGCCAGGGCTGCTCGATCTCGCAGGCCAGCGCCTCGATGCTCGCCGGGCTCGTCGAGGAGGAGCTCGCCGACCGCGGGGGACTGGGCGACGCGGAGCTGACCGGCCTGATCGACGAGTTCCGCTCCGTGCTGCGCTCGCGCGGCACGCTCGAGCTCGACGAGGAGCGGTTCGGCGACGCCGCCGCGCTCTCCGGCGCCTCGCGGTACGTCGCGCGGGTCAAGTGCGCCATGCTGCCCTGGGTGGCGGCGGAGGACCTGCTCCAGCGGCGCGCGGCGCGCGCCTGA
- a CDS encoding LacI family DNA-binding transcriptional regulator: protein MATTLHDVARLAGVSIKTVSNVINGYPHVRPATRDRVEQAIAELGYRPNLSARSLRSGRTGAIALAVPDLRLAYFAELADSVITAAEQAGFVTLVEQTGGDRRRELDLLRSPRRGMTDGLIFSALGMGPADAAELAVPYPLVLLGERILDGPTDHVTMRNVEAARAGTEYLIRSGRRRIAVLGGDTDEGYGSSGLRLRGYREALEAHGIAHDPRLLVAETLWRRADGAAGMRELLARGVGFDAVFGLNDTLALGAVRALQEAGLRVPGDVSVLGFDDLDEAAYSLPSLSSVDPGREWIARTAVELLVGRIDGSRVGSEPPSVRLADFAVVERESAPAAAPVAGP, encoded by the coding sequence ATGGCGACGACGCTGCACGACGTCGCCCGGCTCGCCGGGGTGTCGATCAAGACCGTCTCGAACGTGATCAACGGGTACCCGCACGTGCGCCCGGCCACCCGCGACCGCGTCGAGCAGGCGATCGCCGAGCTCGGCTACCGGCCGAACCTCTCGGCACGGAGCCTGCGCTCGGGGCGCACGGGCGCGATCGCCCTCGCCGTGCCCGACCTGCGGCTGGCGTACTTCGCCGAGCTCGCCGACTCGGTCATCACCGCCGCCGAGCAGGCGGGATTCGTGACCCTGGTCGAGCAGACCGGCGGCGACCGACGGCGCGAGCTCGACCTCCTCCGCAGCCCGCGGCGGGGCATGACCGACGGGTTGATCTTCAGCGCGCTCGGCATGGGGCCGGCGGATGCGGCGGAGCTCGCCGTGCCCTACCCCCTCGTGCTGCTCGGCGAGCGCATCCTCGACGGGCCGACCGACCACGTCACCATGCGCAACGTCGAGGCGGCGCGTGCCGGCACGGAGTACCTGATCCGCTCCGGGCGACGGCGCATCGCGGTGCTGGGCGGGGACACCGACGAGGGCTACGGGTCATCGGGGCTGCGGCTGCGCGGCTACCGTGAGGCGCTCGAGGCGCACGGCATCGCCCATGACCCGCGCCTGCTCGTCGCGGAGACGCTGTGGCGCCGCGCGGACGGCGCCGCCGGCATGCGCGAGCTGCTCGCGCGCGGCGTCGGCTTCGACGCGGTGTTCGGATTGAACGACACCCTCGCGCTCGGTGCGGTCCGCGCGCTGCAGGAGGCCGGGCTCCGGGTGCCCGGCGACGTCTCCGTGCTCGGATTCGACGACCTCGACGAGGCGGCGTACTCGCTCCCGTCGCTGTCGAGCGTCGACCCGGGGCGGGAGTGGATCGCCCGCACGGCCGTGGAGCTGCTCGTCGGCCGCATCGACGGGAGTCGGGTGGGGTCCGAGCCGCCGAGCGTGCGCCTCGCGGACTTCGCGGTGGTCGAGCGGGAGTCCGCCCCCGCGGCGGCGCCGGTCGCCGGGCCGTGA
- a CDS encoding alpha-N-arabinofuranosidase: MATAHLTIDPHFSVGPIDRRLFGGFVEHLGRHVYDGIYEPGHASADADGFRQDVIDLVRELGVTTIRYPGGNFVSGFRWEDSVGPREERPRRLDLAWHSTETNEVGLHEFADWLDKVGSDLMLAVNLGTRGTLEALDLLEYANIAGGTTLSQRRIDNGRTDAFGVRMWCLGNEMDGPWQLGHRSADDYGKLASRTAKAMRQLDPDVQLVVCGSSGATMPTFGEWERTVLHHTYDDVDYISCHAYYEERDGDTGSFLASSVDMDRFIETVVATADHVKAVRRSDKTIDISFDEWNVWYLQRFHGVDKIEGIDNWPVAPRLLEDRYSVLDAVVFGSLMISLLKHADRVTSASLAQLVNVIAPIMTEPGGPAWRQTTFFPFSITSRLAQGRALEVKIESDRYETTTYGTVPLVDAVATHDDESGRTAIFLVNRAQEGESTVTIDLRVLGDVAVLETHTLADDDIHAANTLEQPERVGVAPNDSVALDGGTLTVTLPAVSWTAIALG, from the coding sequence ATGGCCACCGCCCACCTCACCATCGACCCGCACTTCTCGGTCGGCCCGATCGACCGGCGCCTCTTCGGCGGCTTCGTCGAGCACCTCGGCCGGCACGTGTACGACGGCATCTACGAGCCGGGCCACGCGAGCGCCGACGCCGACGGCTTCCGCCAGGACGTCATCGATCTCGTCAGGGAACTCGGGGTCACGACCATCCGGTACCCCGGCGGCAACTTCGTCTCCGGGTTCCGCTGGGAGGACTCGGTCGGGCCGCGCGAGGAGCGCCCTCGGCGCCTCGACCTGGCGTGGCACTCCACGGAGACGAACGAGGTGGGCCTGCACGAGTTCGCCGACTGGCTCGACAAGGTGGGCAGCGATCTCATGCTCGCCGTGAACCTCGGCACCCGCGGCACCCTGGAGGCGCTCGACCTGCTCGAGTACGCGAACATCGCCGGCGGCACGACCCTGTCGCAGCGCCGCATCGACAACGGGCGCACCGATGCGTTCGGCGTGAGGATGTGGTGCCTCGGCAACGAGATGGACGGGCCGTGGCAGCTCGGCCACCGCTCCGCGGACGACTACGGCAAGCTCGCCTCGCGCACCGCGAAGGCCATGCGGCAGCTCGACCCCGACGTGCAGCTCGTCGTCTGCGGGTCGTCGGGTGCGACCATGCCGACCTTCGGCGAGTGGGAGCGCACCGTGCTCCACCACACCTACGACGACGTCGACTACATCTCGTGCCACGCGTACTACGAGGAGCGCGACGGCGACACCGGCAGCTTCCTCGCCTCGAGCGTCGACATGGACCGCTTCATCGAGACCGTCGTCGCCACCGCCGACCACGTCAAGGCGGTCCGGCGCAGCGACAAGACCATCGACATCTCGTTCGACGAGTGGAACGTCTGGTACCTCCAGCGCTTCCACGGCGTCGACAAGATCGAGGGGATCGACAACTGGCCCGTCGCCCCGCGCCTGCTCGAGGACCGGTACTCCGTGCTCGACGCGGTCGTGTTCGGCAGCCTCATGATCTCGCTCCTGAAGCACGCCGACCGCGTCACCAGCGCGTCGCTCGCGCAGCTCGTGAACGTGATCGCCCCGATCATGACCGAGCCGGGCGGCCCCGCCTGGCGCCAGACGACCTTCTTCCCGTTCTCGATCACCTCGCGCCTCGCGCAGGGGCGCGCGCTCGAGGTGAAGATCGAGTCCGACCGCTACGAGACGACCACCTACGGCACCGTGCCCCTCGTCGACGCGGTGGCCACCCACGACGACGAGTCGGGCCGCACTGCGATCTTCCTGGTGAACCGCGCCCAGGAGGGGGAGTCCACCGTGACGATCGACCTGCGCGTCCTCGGCGACGTGGCGGTGCTCGAGACGCACACGCTCGCCGACGACGACATCCACGCCGCGAACACGCTCGAGCAGCCCGAGCGCGTCGGGGTCGCGCCGAACGACTCGGTCGCCCTCGACGGCGGCACCCTCACGGTGACGCTGCCTGCCGTCTCGTGGACGGCGATCGCCCTCGGCTGA
- a CDS encoding FAD-binding protein produces MTTVDERNWAGNLAYGAERLVAPASVDELADVLRSADRVRALGTRHSFNRIADTDGVLVSTGALPAEIAVDADRRVVRACAGIRYGELGAELQRQGWALANLASLPHISVGGAIATGTHGSGDRVGTLSSAVASLELVTADGERVVLRRGDADFAGAVVGIGALGVVTHVELDIEPTYDVAQTVFQRLPMHAVLADLDAVTGLGYSVSMFHSWRDPDVVDQVWVKRRADAAGELPDELLGAPRAAVKVDPLGSTDADHCTEQLGVPGPWIDRLPHFKLGFTPSRGEELQSEFLVPRRHAAAALDAVRRHAASVAPLVFVTEIRTMAADDLWLSPAAGTGAVGIHFTCRQDQPAVEAMVRELGELLAPFAARPHWGKLFDLAQSAPRMPELYPRWADFAALRERYDPRGVFRNDFLARLGL; encoded by the coding sequence ATGACCACGGTGGACGAACGCAACTGGGCGGGGAACCTCGCATACGGGGCCGAGCGACTGGTCGCACCGGCATCCGTCGACGAGCTCGCCGACGTGCTCCGGTCCGCGGACCGGGTTCGCGCGCTGGGAACGCGTCACTCGTTCAATCGCATCGCCGACACCGACGGCGTGCTCGTGTCCACGGGCGCACTGCCGGCCGAGATCGCGGTCGACGCCGATCGCCGCGTGGTGCGCGCCTGCGCGGGCATCCGCTACGGCGAGCTGGGCGCCGAGCTGCAGCGACAGGGCTGGGCGCTGGCGAACCTGGCGTCCCTGCCGCACATCTCCGTCGGCGGCGCGATCGCCACCGGCACGCACGGCTCCGGTGATCGGGTGGGCACGCTCTCGAGCGCGGTCGCGTCCCTCGAGCTCGTCACCGCCGACGGCGAGCGGGTGGTGCTGCGCCGCGGTGACGCGGACTTCGCCGGGGCCGTCGTCGGCATCGGCGCACTCGGCGTCGTCACGCACGTCGAGCTCGACATCGAGCCGACCTACGACGTCGCCCAGACGGTCTTCCAGCGGCTCCCGATGCACGCGGTGCTCGCCGACCTCGATGCGGTCACGGGCCTCGGCTACAGCGTCTCGATGTTCCACTCCTGGCGCGACCCCGACGTGGTCGACCAGGTCTGGGTGAAGCGGCGGGCGGATGCCGCGGGCGAGCTGCCCGACGAGCTGCTCGGCGCACCCCGGGCCGCCGTCAAGGTCGACCCCCTGGGGTCGACCGACGCCGACCACTGCACCGAGCAGCTGGGCGTGCCGGGGCCGTGGATCGACCGCCTGCCGCACTTCAAGCTCGGGTTCACGCCGTCCAGGGGCGAGGAGCTGCAGTCGGAGTTCCTCGTGCCGCGTCGCCATGCGGCGGCGGCCCTCGACGCGGTGCGCCGGCACGCGGCATCCGTCGCCCCCCTCGTGTTCGTCACCGAGATCCGCACCATGGCCGCCGACGACCTCTGGCTGTCGCCCGCGGCCGGCACCGGCGCCGTCGGCATCCACTTCACCTGCCGACAGGACCAGCCGGCCGTCGAGGCGATGGTGCGCGAGCTGGGCGAACTGCTCGCGCCCTTCGCGGCGCGCCCGCACTGGGGCAAGCTCTTCGACCTCGCGCAGTCCGCGCCGCGCATGCCCGAGCTGTACCCGCGCTGGGCCGACTTCGCCGCCCTCCGCGAGCGGTACGACCCGCGCGGCGTGTTCCGCAACGACTTCCTCGCGCGCCTCGGCCTCTGA
- the menC gene encoding o-succinylbenzoate synthase — protein sequence MRIEQVELHRVAMPLVRPFETSFGTQVARDVLLVHVRSDVGEGWGECVAGADPLYSSEYVEGAAHVLRTYLGPALLAQEEVTAESVAETLAFVAGHRMAKAALEAAVLDAQLRAEGMSMGTYFGAEREWVDCGVSVGIAGSVDELLDEVAGYVEEGYRRIKLKVKPGWDLLPVSAVREELGRDRMLQVDANSAYRAVDIPLLAEFDAFGLVLIEQPFPEEDIATHAALAAEIDTPVCLDESILDADVALDAIERGATSVVNIKAGRVGGYLEAVRVHDLCRAVEVPVWCGGMLETGVGRAANVALAALPGFTLPGDTSASRRYFADDLTEPFELGTGEHRGQLRVPDGPGTGVTVREDRLREWAIMDPEVLRRS from the coding sequence ATGCGCATCGAACAGGTCGAACTGCACCGGGTGGCGATGCCGCTCGTGCGCCCCTTCGAGACGTCGTTCGGCACCCAGGTGGCGCGCGACGTGCTGCTGGTGCACGTGCGCAGCGACGTCGGCGAGGGGTGGGGCGAGTGCGTCGCCGGCGCCGACCCGCTGTACAGCTCGGAGTACGTCGAGGGGGCTGCGCACGTGCTGCGCACCTACCTCGGGCCGGCACTGCTCGCGCAGGAGGAGGTCACCGCGGAGTCGGTCGCCGAGACGCTCGCCTTCGTCGCGGGCCACCGCATGGCGAAGGCCGCACTCGAGGCCGCGGTGCTCGACGCGCAGCTGCGCGCCGAGGGCATGTCCATGGGCACCTACTTCGGCGCGGAGCGCGAGTGGGTCGACTGCGGGGTCTCGGTCGGCATCGCCGGTTCGGTCGACGAGCTCCTCGACGAGGTCGCCGGGTACGTCGAGGAGGGGTACCGCCGCATCAAGCTCAAGGTGAAGCCCGGCTGGGACCTGCTGCCCGTGAGCGCCGTCCGCGAGGAGCTCGGGCGCGACCGCATGCTGCAGGTCGACGCGAACAGCGCGTATCGGGCGGTGGACATCCCGCTGCTCGCCGAGTTCGACGCGTTCGGCCTCGTGCTCATCGAGCAGCCGTTCCCCGAGGAGGACATCGCGACGCATGCGGCGCTCGCCGCGGAGATCGACACGCCGGTGTGCCTCGACGAGTCGATCCTCGACGCCGACGTCGCGCTCGACGCGATCGAGCGCGGGGCGACGAGCGTGGTGAACATCAAGGCGGGCCGCGTCGGCGGCTACCTCGAGGCGGTGCGCGTGCACGACCTCTGCCGTGCGGTCGAGGTGCCGGTCTGGTGCGGCGGCATGCTCGAGACCGGCGTCGGTCGCGCGGCGAACGTGGCGCTCGCCGCGCTGCCCGGCTTCACGCTTCCGGGCGACACGTCGGCGTCGCGCCGCTACTTCGCCGACGACCTCACCGAGCCGTTCGAGCTCGGCACGGGGGAGCACCGCGGGCAGCTGCGCGTGCCCGACGGACCCGGCACCGGCGTCACGGTGCGCGAGGACCGGTTGCGGGAGTGGGCGATCATGGATCCGGAGGTGCTGCGCCGCAGCTGA
- a CDS encoding DoxX family protein has translation MAQTNSVPRTIARVLLGGMLVFAGATHLTVAREEFRAQVPPWVPMDADGVVVASGVAEIGLGAALVALPRERRRIGWATAAFFTAIFPGNIAQYAERRDGFGLDTDRKRFVRLFFQPVLVAWALWSTGALRRG, from the coding sequence ATGGCCCAGACGAACTCGGTTCCCCGCACCATCGCCCGCGTGCTCCTCGGGGGCATGCTCGTGTTCGCCGGCGCGACCCACCTGACGGTCGCCCGCGAGGAGTTCCGCGCCCAGGTGCCGCCCTGGGTGCCCATGGACGCCGACGGCGTCGTGGTGGCGTCCGGCGTCGCCGAGATCGGCCTGGGCGCGGCCCTGGTCGCACTGCCGAGGGAACGTCGGCGCATCGGCTGGGCCACCGCCGCCTTCTTCACGGCGATCTTCCCGGGCAACATCGCCCAGTACGCCGAGCGGCGCGACGGGTTCGGGCTCGACACCGACCGGAAGCGCTTCGTGCGCCTCTTCTTCCAGCCGGTGCTCGTGGCGTGGGCGCTCTGGTCGACCGGGGCGCTCCGCCGCGGCTGA
- a CDS encoding YgaP family membrane protein produces MTSRVGRALRTTRCAARPLDRLLRGVGAGFVAAVAVSLWPNAWCAVPAAICAVLLAIGAITGWCPDDLLRMGRDVEPNALGYPEARQPLLEEAGARR; encoded by the coding sequence GTGACCTCGCGCGTCGGCCGGGCGCTCCGCACGACCCGCTGCGCGGCCCGGCCGCTCGACCGCCTGCTGCGCGGCGTCGGCGCGGGCTTCGTGGCCGCCGTGGCGGTGAGCCTCTGGCCCAACGCCTGGTGCGCGGTGCCCGCGGCGATCTGCGCGGTGCTGCTCGCGATCGGCGCGATCACCGGCTGGTGCCCCGACGACCTGCTGCGCATGGGGCGCGACGTCGAGCCGAACGCCCTCGGCTACCCCGAGGCGCGCCAGCCATTGCTCGAGGAGGCCGGCGCCCGGCGCTGA
- the trxA gene encoding thioredoxin codes for MPTTTITEADLTGTIRDHDIVLLDFWAAWCGPCRAFAPVFERAAEQHPDIVFGKVDTEAERGLAAAFRITSIPTLMVFRDGIIVFAQPGALNAAQLDQVITGVRELDMDAVRAEVESARAEREQTA; via the coding sequence ATGCCCACGACCACGATCACCGAAGCCGACCTGACCGGGACCATCCGCGACCACGACATCGTCCTGCTCGACTTCTGGGCGGCCTGGTGCGGCCCGTGCCGCGCCTTCGCCCCCGTCTTCGAACGCGCCGCCGAGCAGCACCCCGACATCGTCTTCGGCAAGGTCGACACCGAGGCCGAGCGCGGCCTGGCGGCCGCCTTCCGCATCACGTCGATCCCGACCCTGATGGTCTTCCGCGACGGGATCATCGTGTTCGCCCAGCCCGGCGCGCTGAACGCGGCGCAGCTGGACCAGGTCATCACCGGCGTCCGCGAGCTGGACATGGACGCCGTGCGGGCCGAAGTGGAGTCGGCGCGCGCCGAGCGCGAGCAGACGGCGTGA
- a CDS encoding aminoglycoside phosphotransferase family protein: protein MAATPSPMRPTSVGAATLRRLAGSPVRRADAVLEPWLERWRLAADGLPIETRTSRLLPVRTEDGRVAMLKLSRTDEERRGAHVLAAWGGVGAAAVLRIEDEALLLVRATGGRNLVTMVESGRDEAATRALCATAARLHGASAAVRDAAGERLVPLSRWFRDLTAQADTLGPFHRRGAALAAELLDRQRDVVALHGDLHHGNVLDFGAAGWLAIDPKGLLGDRAFEYCNVFCNPGLVVPLARGRLEATLKVVADASGLRPRRILRWVVAWCALSSTWFTLDDDPAHATTVAAIGAHAATVLDAD from the coding sequence ATGGCGGCCACCCCCTCGCCCATGCGCCCGACCTCGGTCGGCGCGGCGACGCTGCGCCGACTCGCCGGCTCCCCGGTGCGCCGTGCGGACGCCGTGCTCGAGCCGTGGCTCGAGCGCTGGCGGCTCGCGGCCGACGGCCTGCCGATCGAGACCCGCACGAGTCGCCTGCTGCCCGTGCGCACCGAGGACGGCCGGGTCGCGATGCTGAAGCTCAGCCGCACCGACGAGGAGCGGCGCGGCGCGCACGTGCTGGCGGCCTGGGGCGGGGTCGGCGCCGCCGCGGTGCTGCGCATCGAGGACGAAGCGCTGCTGCTCGTGCGCGCGACTGGCGGGCGCAACCTCGTCACGATGGTCGAGTCGGGGCGCGACGAGGCGGCCACGCGCGCGCTGTGCGCGACGGCCGCGCGCCTGCACGGGGCATCCGCAGCCGTGCGCGACGCCGCGGGCGAGCGACTCGTGCCCCTCTCCCGCTGGTTCCGCGACCTGACGGCGCAGGCCGACACGCTGGGCCCGTTCCACCGCCGCGGGGCCGCGCTCGCCGCGGAGCTGCTCGACCGCCAGCGCGACGTGGTCGCGCTGCACGGCGACCTGCACCACGGCAACGTGCTCGACTTCGGCGCCGCGGGCTGGCTCGCGATCGACCCGAAGGGACTCCTCGGCGATCGCGCCTTCGAGTACTGCAACGTGTTCTGCAACCCGGGGCTCGTGGTGCCCCTCGCCCGGGGGCGGCTGGAGGCGACCCTGAAGGTGGTGGCGGATGCCTCGGGGCTGCGCCCGCGCCGCATCCTGCGCTGGGTCGTGGCGTGGTGCGCCCTGTCGTCCACCTGGTTCACGCTCGACGACGACCCCGCCCATGCGACCACGGTGGCGGCGATCGGCGCACACGCGGCGACGGTGCTCGACGCCGACTGA
- a CDS encoding GNAT family N-acetyltransferase has translation MSEPASAPRPALRIRAYRPGDRADVADVCVRTALAGGDARGAYSDDALMPDVYALPYLAHDPGLALVVDDGERVVGYVLGTADTDAFVRWWRVEWLPGFDARHPEPAAPTRRAPAYTESQLVADGRNPERMRIPELDAYPAHLHIDLLPEAQGGGLGRRLIDAFRELLAARGVPGVHLSMDAANAGARAFYDRLGFIELPSSRPDAPLLGIATR, from the coding sequence ATGAGCGAACCCGCCTCGGCCCCGCGCCCCGCGCTGCGGATCCGCGCCTACCGGCCCGGCGACCGCGCCGACGTCGCGGACGTGTGCGTGCGCACGGCGCTCGCCGGCGGCGATGCCCGCGGGGCGTACTCCGACGACGCGCTCATGCCCGACGTCTACGCGCTGCCGTACCTCGCCCACGATCCGGGCCTCGCCCTCGTCGTCGACGACGGCGAGCGCGTCGTCGGGTACGTGCTCGGCACGGCCGACACCGACGCCTTCGTGCGCTGGTGGCGGGTGGAGTGGCTGCCCGGCTTCGACGCCCGCCACCCGGAGCCCGCCGCGCCGACCCGGCGTGCGCCGGCCTACACGGAGTCCCAGCTCGTGGCCGACGGGCGGAACCCGGAACGCATGCGCATCCCGGAGCTCGACGCGTACCCGGCGCACCTGCACATCGACCTGCTGCCGGAGGCGCAGGGGGGTGGGCTCGGGCGGCGGTTGATCGATGCGTTCCGCGAGCTGCTCGCCGCGCGCGGCGTGCCCGGCGTGCACCTGTCGATGGACGCCGCGAACGCGGGCGCCCGGGCGTTCTACGACCGGCTCGGCTTCATCGAGCTGCCGTCGAGCCGGCCCGATGCGCCGTTGCTCGGCATCGCGACGCGCTAG